The Lolium perenne isolate Kyuss_39 chromosome 6, Kyuss_2.0, whole genome shotgun sequence genome segment TTAATCATAGATGGTTAACCAGTGACTAGTAAGTGAGGTATGTTGATCATCTTCTTACGTGGTCGTCCCATGACTGCTTCTTGTTGTAGATGATGGCGGCGCCGAGGGACCTGGCCGGGTTGATGCCGGTGCCGGTGATGGGGATGGTCGCCAGGTGCACCAGGAACACGGCGAACCCGATCGGAAGCGGCGCAAGGATCTGCACCAGTTTTCTAGCTTATCAGTCCATCCATCACCGACGAACAAGAAGAACGTtcaactgcgaggcggccggCCGGCGCCgttgaagaagaagtagaggatacTTACGGGGACGTGGGAGTCTCTGGCGCTGCGCTTGGCATCGGTGGCCGAGAACACAGTGTAAACCAGCACGAACGTGCCCACGATctccgccccgagcccgtcccccttGGTGTACCCAGGTGCGACGGAGTTGGCGCCGCCGCCGTTGCCCATGTACAAGGTCGTCTGGAACCCCTTCACCACGCCGGCGCCGCATATCGCGCCCAAGCACTGCATCACCATGTAGAACACCGCCCTCGTCAAGGACAGCTTCCTGGCCAAGAACAGCCCGAAGGTCACGGCCGGGTTGATGTGGCCGCCGGAGATGCCGGCAGTGCAGTACACGAGCACGAAGATCATTCCCCCGAAGCTCCAGGCGATGCCCTGGATGCCCACCGTGCCGCACTTGGACCCGGACGGGTTGCCGACGACTCCCATCACGGTGAGCACGCTGATGTAGAGGAAGAGGAAGGTGGCCAGGAACTCGGCGATGCCGGCGCGGTAGAAGGACCAGGAGGTGAGCTCCGACGCCTCAAAAAGCGGCGCCGGGGGAGGCTCCTTGTAGTCCTTGTCGTCGCCGCCCTGGGCTGCGGTGCCGATGGGCTGGCGCTCCGAGTAGCGGTTCGCGCCCAGGCGCACGTCCTCCTCCTTGCCCTCCATCAGTGAGTTGCTTGAGCTTGAGCTTAGCTTCTTGGGTTTGTTGAGAGGATGAAGATGGGTGAGTGGGAGTGAGTTGAGGAAAGTTAGTGGCTTTGTAGTGCTTCTTATAGAGGAGGGCAATCATCAATCATGGCCGCCCTGCCCTGCTCTTCTCTGCATGGTCTGTGTATGAGACTATGAGAGTGTGTGGTGAACCTGGTGATAAACTTTTTTTCTTGTTTATTTTATTTGTTGCCACTTGTTGATTAGTGGAGGATGATGATACGGGGGTTTGGTTTGTTGATTAGTGGCCTTGTGATAGCAATGTTAGCTAGCTCTCTTGATTAGTTATTTGTTTG includes the following:
- the LOC127305523 gene encoding aquaporin PIP1-5 translates to MEGKEEDVRLGANRYSERQPIGTAAQGGDDKDYKEPPPAPLFEASELTSWSFYRAGIAEFLATFLFLYISVLTVMGVVGNPSGSKCGTVGIQGIAWSFGGMIFVLVYCTAGISGGHINPAVTFGLFLARKLSLTRAVFYMVMQCLGAICGAGVVKGFQTTLYMGNGGGANSVAPGYTKGDGLGAEIVGTFVLVYTVFSATDAKRSARDSHVPILAPLPIGFAVFLVHLATIPITGTGINPARSLGAAIIYNKKQSWDDHWIFWVGPFIGAALAAIYHVVVIRAIPFKSRD